The Arachis ipaensis cultivar K30076 chromosome B07, Araip1.1, whole genome shotgun sequence genome includes a window with the following:
- the LOC107607230 gene encoding serine/threonine-protein phosphatase 7 long form homolog — protein MILGLPTDGLPVTGMTMSSFEALEAEYLHQFEVAPRKSNCRGSGIKLTWLRDLKERLQLTDENNIQSIGQYSWGSACLAYLYRALCRASHFDCKEIDSSLTQLLVWAWIRLPYLAPVRRKSRSFSLANM, from the exons ATGATTCTTGGTCTTCCGACGGACGGTCTTCCAGTCACAGGAATGACTATGAGTAGTTTTGAAGCCTTAGAGGCAGAGTATTTGCACCAATTTGAGGTTGCACCGAGAAAGTCAAACTGTAGAGGAAGCGGTATAAAACTGACGTGGCTTCGGGATCTAAAAGAACGGTTACAGTTGACTGATGAAAACAATATACAGAG TATCGGACAGTACAGTTGGGGATCGGCTTGCCTCGCATACCTGTACAGGGCGTTATGCAGGGCATCTCATTTTGACTGTAAGGAGATTGACAGTTCGCTAACACAGCTGCTCGTTTGGGCATGGATCCGCCTGCCATATCTAGCGCCGGTTCGTAGGAAATCCCGTAGTTTTTCGCTTGCAAACATGTAA